One window from the genome of Streptomyces sp. NBC_00287 encodes:
- a CDS encoding glycoside hydrolase family 5 protein: MYRRLFAALVCCALLGAGTAAQAKTSPGAGKAMGTVGAPLTADIPRITDDRGRVLTLRGWNVEDKVHRGEQALSAITERHFKDLHRNGFNFARLLVFWDDLEPEPGRYSENYLRRIERILDWAHKYRVMVLIDAHQDVFGPAFSHRGIPAWATRTDGLPFTPHPEDWFSEYFEPAVQRAFTHLYEDADLQRAQADMWRVLAGRFAHHPALLGYDLINEPMGELRPGEDLLTAAARIEAEQITPMYNRLADAVRSVDQDSWIFFEPTPIVGEGVPTALGRIDDPKSVYAPHLYNTAMEAGADYDPAAGWIEAYEAAVTVYPRQYGVPVVVGEWGPLNNELPNTGRFYRDTLVSLGRYTSGWAGYVWCYGGGYCALDDTGALRPNKDRTAAPYAAAVAGTVTAESHTPETSTYRLLYRAGHGVTEIRVPAHPGGWRISITGPAATPTPVLPADRAATARVPARPGAEVTVVVTPR; the protein is encoded by the coding sequence GTGTACCGACGTCTGTTTGCCGCGCTCGTCTGCTGTGCCCTGCTCGGAGCCGGTACCGCCGCCCAGGCAAAGACCTCACCCGGTGCCGGCAAGGCCATGGGGACCGTCGGCGCACCGCTCACCGCGGACATCCCCCGGATCACCGACGACCGTGGCCGGGTGCTGACCCTGCGCGGCTGGAACGTCGAGGACAAGGTGCACCGCGGGGAGCAGGCGCTCTCCGCGATCACCGAGCGGCACTTCAAAGACCTGCACCGCAACGGCTTCAACTTCGCCCGGCTGCTGGTGTTCTGGGACGACCTGGAGCCCGAGCCCGGCAGGTACAGCGAGAACTATCTGCGCCGGATCGAACGCATTCTGGACTGGGCGCACAAGTACCGCGTAATGGTGCTGATTGACGCCCATCAGGACGTGTTCGGACCTGCCTTCAGCCACCGCGGCATCCCCGCCTGGGCGACCAGGACGGATGGGCTGCCGTTCACCCCGCACCCCGAGGACTGGTTCTCCGAGTACTTCGAGCCTGCCGTGCAGCGGGCGTTCACGCACCTCTACGAGGACGCCGACCTGCAGCGCGCGCAGGCCGACATGTGGCGGGTCCTGGCCGGGCGGTTCGCCCACCACCCGGCCCTGCTCGGCTACGACCTGATCAACGAACCCATGGGTGAACTGCGCCCAGGCGAGGACCTGTTGACTGCGGCCGCCCGGATCGAGGCCGAGCAGATCACCCCCATGTACAACCGGCTGGCCGATGCGGTCCGGTCCGTCGACCAGGACTCCTGGATCTTCTTCGAGCCCACCCCGATCGTGGGCGAGGGTGTGCCGACCGCGCTCGGCCGCATCGACGACCCGAAGTCGGTGTACGCCCCGCACCTCTACAACACGGCGATGGAGGCCGGAGCCGACTACGACCCGGCGGCGGGCTGGATCGAGGCCTACGAGGCGGCCGTCACCGTCTACCCCCGGCAGTACGGCGTGCCCGTGGTCGTGGGGGAGTGGGGGCCGCTCAACAACGAGCTGCCCAACACGGGCCGCTTCTACCGCGACACGCTCGTCTCCCTGGGCCGCTACACCTCCGGATGGGCGGGTTACGTCTGGTGCTACGGCGGCGGCTACTGCGCCCTGGACGACACGGGTGCACTGCGGCCCAACAAGGACCGCACCGCCGCCCCTTACGCCGCAGCCGTCGCAGGCACGGTCACCGCCGAGAGCCACACCCCCGAGACCAGCACCTACCGCCTCCTCTACCGCGCCGGCCACGGCGTCACCGAGATCCGCGTACCGGCCCATCCCGGCGGCTGGCGCATCTCCATCACGGGGCCCGCTGCAACACCCACCCCCGTCCTGCCGGCCGACCGCGCGGCCACCGCCCGCGTCCCCGCCCGCCCGGGCGCCGAGGTGACGGTGGTGGTCACACCGCGCTGA
- a CDS encoding DUF6193 family natural product biosynthesis protein: MSTAWRLTLERSPLIRLGDAELAEALYAQPALRVFFPWPSHGQFSLLSSTADPFHEEVPRVVPTVDGLWNVVTPYSRQTSQRLLGSGLSAREAAALVAAHVPAGSGPAIEGGWPADGGLA; the protein is encoded by the coding sequence GTGTCGACTGCGTGGCGGCTGACGTTGGAGCGTTCGCCCCTGATCAGGCTGGGTGATGCCGAACTGGCCGAGGCTCTGTATGCGCAGCCGGCCCTGCGGGTGTTTTTCCCGTGGCCGTCGCACGGCCAGTTCAGCCTGCTGAGCAGTACCGCGGATCCGTTCCACGAGGAGGTTCCGCGGGTGGTTCCGACGGTAGATGGGCTGTGGAACGTGGTCACGCCGTACTCACGGCAGACATCGCAACGTCTGCTCGGTAGCGGCCTCAGTGCTCGTGAGGCCGCGGCGCTGGTGGCCGCGCATGTCCCGGCGGGCAGCGGCCCAGCCATCGAGGGAGGGTGGCCGGCCGACGGCGGTCTGGCCTGA
- a CDS encoding GAF domain-containing protein, whose amino-acid sequence MVSAEDAEDIESALRQVLEAGAPVILSEQWLRLREDPTRQWGLSLSAFRLEDPRGRPTGVAVVFMDTTEQLRARRRLNLAQEAAARFGSSLDVRRTAKDLADLLVPALGDLAGVELAQAVFDGADPPRGLGGDLHLRHAAVAPASGGPVAGIDPGDPIPPVPDSPLLRNLQQGRTVVVGRDELIARLGDPQLAERLLPKSFHSVMLAPLWARGFLLGDVTVWHIDRPDPFTREDADLLTEIASRAALAIDNARRYTREHRAAVALQQRLLPPDRHRGRRDRRRLPSGGRRCGDRRRLVRRAVPALPCPGTGRGSGAERPPVRRRGGAAGGRWTRRLPEAIGPGEVGGHRADGLRWPSSQPRLPRSTSRFNFPRMPSTCFGSTPVSNAVHTDRPQPRPPCRPHHLDDLLVQLRQHHIIRWLTEVVPGVFVWAGAAGASGSVSG is encoded by the coding sequence GTGGTGTCCGCCGAGGACGCCGAGGACATCGAGTCGGCACTGCGCCAGGTCCTGGAAGCGGGCGCACCGGTGATCCTCAGCGAGCAGTGGCTGCGTCTGCGGGAGGACCCCACACGGCAGTGGGGCCTGTCGCTGTCCGCCTTCCGGCTGGAGGACCCTCGGGGGCGCCCCACGGGTGTCGCGGTGGTGTTCATGGACACGACCGAGCAGTTGCGGGCTCGACGGCGCCTGAACCTGGCCCAGGAGGCGGCCGCCCGCTTCGGGAGCTCCCTCGACGTCAGACGCACCGCAAAGGATCTGGCGGACCTGCTCGTGCCCGCCCTCGGAGATCTCGCGGGAGTGGAGCTCGCGCAGGCCGTGTTCGACGGCGCCGACCCGCCGAGGGGGCTGGGAGGCGATCTTCATCTGCGGCACGCCGCGGTGGCCCCGGCCTCCGGAGGGCCGGTGGCCGGCATCGACCCGGGTGACCCGATTCCCCCCGTCCCCGACTCCCCGCTGCTGCGTAACCTCCAGCAGGGCAGGACTGTCGTTGTCGGCCGTGACGAGCTCATCGCCAGGCTCGGCGATCCGCAGCTGGCCGAGCGCCTCCTCCCGAAGTCCTTCCATTCGGTGATGCTGGCACCGCTGTGGGCCCGCGGCTTCCTGCTCGGCGACGTGACGGTCTGGCACATCGACCGGCCCGATCCGTTCACCCGGGAAGACGCGGACCTCCTGACCGAGATCGCTTCACGGGCCGCTCTCGCCATCGACAACGCCCGCCGCTACACACGGGAGCACCGCGCGGCTGTCGCCCTGCAGCAACGGCTGCTCCCTCCGGACCGACACCGCGGCCGCCGAGACCGCCGGCGCCTACCTTCCGGCGGGCGACGGTGCGGAGATCGGCGGCGACTGGTACGACGTGCTGTCCCTGCCCTCCCGTGCCCAGGGACGGGCCGAGGATCAGGGGCGGAGCGTCCACCGGTCCGACGACGTGGTGGTGCAGCAGGAGGGCGGTGGACACGGCGGCTCCCGGAGGCAATAGGCCCTGGCGAAGTTGGAGGTCACCGTGCAGACGGATTGCGCTGGCCGAGCAGCCAGCCACGCCTCCCCCGCTCGACCAGTCGATTCAACTTCCCCCGCATGCCCTCGACATGCTTCGGCAGCACCCCTGTGTCCAACGCCGTACACACCGACCGCCCGCAGCCCCGACCCCCCTGTCGTCCTCACCACCTCGACGATCTGCTGGTACAACTCCGGCAGCACCACATCATCCGATGGCTGACGGAGGTGGTGCCGGGGGTGTTCGTCTGGGCTGGGGCGGCAGGCGCGTCGGGATCTGTCAGCGGCTGA
- a CDS encoding IS607 family transposase: MNLTEWARTQGVHPQTAYRWFREGTLPVPAQRVGPRTILVNIDASAAAEVVGGLGLYARVSSHDQEEDLERQVARLARWAATTGGRVVRVESETGSGMNGCRSKAKRLLADPAVTTVVVEHKDRLGRMNVELVEAALSATGRRLVVLDDGEVEDDLVRDMVEVLTSFCARLYGRRSAKSRAHKALQAAEHG; encoded by the coding sequence GTGAATTTGACGGAGTGGGCGAGGACGCAGGGCGTGCATCCGCAGACCGCGTATCGCTGGTTCCGTGAGGGGACGTTGCCGGTACCGGCTCAGCGGGTCGGGCCGCGCACGATCCTCGTGAACATCGACGCCAGCGCGGCCGCGGAAGTCGTGGGCGGTCTGGGCCTGTATGCCCGCGTGTCCTCCCACGACCAGGAGGAAGACCTGGAACGCCAGGTGGCGCGGCTGGCCCGTTGGGCAGCCACCACGGGCGGCCGTGTGGTGCGCGTGGAGTCTGAGACCGGCTCCGGGATGAACGGTTGCCGGTCGAAGGCGAAGCGGCTGCTCGCCGATCCTGCGGTGACCACGGTGGTGGTGGAGCATAAAGACCGGCTCGGGCGGATGAACGTCGAGTTGGTCGAAGCGGCCCTGTCTGCGACCGGCCGCCGCCTGGTGGTGCTGGACGACGGTGAGGTCGAGGACGACTTGGTACGGGACATGGTGGAGGTTCTGACGTCGTTCTGTGCCCGCCTGTACGGTCGCCGCTCGGCGAAGAGCCGTGCCCACAAGGCGCTTCAGGCCGCCGAGCATGGATGA
- a CDS encoding LysR family transcriptional regulator, translating into MDTLETRELRYFLAVAEELHFGRAAERLGMAQPPLSRAIQQLERRLGVRLLERNRRGVALTGAGEILLHEGRAALDATAAAARRTRRAGGADTPGDPRNRLVLAVKAAASHELLLKLLDAYAAEPDAAEIEVLPSGTCEQEEMLRDGRADVALMHAPYNSLAGFDSEELLSEGQIAILPAGHPLAAHRTLSLADITDLPDLPLARWPRHGTYPPGPGPEVRDQTQLAQLIALGRTMAVFPDSARAWLWAEHAAVPLTDAPPVVTHIAWPAHSRSLALARLIRTATQL; encoded by the coding sequence ATGGACACCTTGGAGACCCGCGAGCTGAGGTACTTCCTGGCCGTCGCCGAGGAACTGCACTTCGGCCGCGCCGCCGAGCGCCTCGGCATGGCCCAGCCACCGCTGTCCCGGGCGATCCAGCAGCTGGAGCGGCGCCTCGGCGTCCGCCTGTTGGAACGCAACCGCCGCGGCGTCGCCCTGACCGGCGCCGGAGAGATACTGCTGCACGAGGGCCGCGCGGCCCTCGACGCGACCGCCGCCGCCGCTCGCCGCACCCGCCGCGCCGGTGGCGCCGACACTCCGGGCGACCCCCGCAACCGCCTAGTACTGGCGGTGAAGGCCGCCGCCTCTCACGAACTGCTGCTGAAGCTCCTCGACGCCTACGCGGCCGAGCCCGACGCCGCCGAGATCGAGGTGCTGCCGAGCGGCACGTGTGAGCAGGAGGAGATGCTGCGTGACGGCCGCGCCGATGTGGCGCTCATGCACGCGCCCTACAACTCCCTCGCCGGGTTCGACAGCGAGGAACTGCTGTCCGAGGGGCAGATCGCCATCCTGCCCGCCGGACACCCCCTCGCCGCGCACAGGACTCTGTCCCTGGCCGACATCACCGACCTCCCCGATCTTCCGCTGGCCCGCTGGCCCCGCCACGGCACGTACCCACCCGGCCCGGGCCCCGAGGTCCGCGACCAGACGCAGCTGGCCCAGCTGATCGCCCTCGGCCGCACGATGGCCGTCTTCCCCGACTCCGCCCGCGCCTGGCTGTGGGCCGAGCACGCCGCCGTCCCCCTGACCGACGCACCCCCCGTCGTCACACACATCGCCTGGCCCGCGCACAGCCGCTCCCTCGCCCTCGCCAGGCTGATCCGCACGGCCACACAGCTATGA
- a CDS encoding SDR family oxidoreductase: MSETKIALVTGANKGIGYEIAAGLGALGYRVGVGARDEARRGSAVEKLRAAGVDAFGVPLDVTGDRSVTEAADLIERQAGRLDVLVNNAGISGPPTGPGWGQDPTVLDLDVVRTVVETNVLGVIRVTNAMLPLLRRSTSPRIVNVSSSVGSVARQADPDIEIGPVMAAYAPSKSFLNAVTVQYARQLADTDILINAACPGLVATDFNGFYGPRTPEQGAATAIRLATLPDGGPTGSFFEDDGIIPW; this comes from the coding sequence ATGAGCGAAACGAAGATCGCGCTGGTGACCGGCGCGAACAAGGGAATCGGGTACGAGATCGCGGCGGGTCTTGGCGCCCTCGGGTACCGCGTGGGCGTGGGAGCGCGCGACGAGGCACGGCGCGGGAGTGCCGTCGAGAAGCTGCGCGCCGCCGGGGTGGACGCGTTCGGGGTGCCGCTGGACGTGACCGGCGACCGGAGCGTCACCGAGGCCGCGGACCTGATCGAACGGCAGGCCGGGCGCTTGGACGTCCTGGTCAACAACGCCGGCATTTCGGGACCGCCGACGGGCCCGGGGTGGGGGCAGGACCCGACCGTGCTCGACCTCGACGTGGTGCGCACGGTCGTGGAGACCAACGTCCTCGGTGTCATCCGGGTGACCAACGCGATGCTGCCGCTGCTGCGGCGCTCGACGTCGCCCCGCATCGTCAACGTCTCCAGCTCCGTCGGCTCCGTGGCCCGGCAGGCGGACCCGGACATCGAGATCGGCCCTGTCATGGCGGCCTACGCGCCGTCGAAGTCGTTCCTCAACGCCGTCACCGTGCAGTACGCCCGACAGCTCGCCGATACGGACATCCTGATCAACGCCGCCTGCCCGGGCCTGGTCGCGACCGACTTCAACGGCTTCTACGGGCCCCGCACTCCCGAGCAGGGCGCGGCCACGGCGATCCGGCTCGCCACGTTGCCCGACGGCGGCCCGACCGGCTCCTTCTTCGAGGACGACGGAATCATCCCCTGGTAG
- a CDS encoding alpha/beta hydrolase: MPASPDLERVEQINANGGTPVVFVHGLWLLPSSWDRWTAVFEEAGFAPLTPGWPDDPETVAEANAHPEVFAGKSVGQVADHFAELIDRLDRKPVVIGHSFGGLITQMIAGRGLAQASVAIDPAPFRGVLPLPVSSLRAARPVLGNPANFHRAVPLTYDQFRYAFANAVSEEEAKELYETFAVPAPGEPLFQAAVANLNPWTEVKVDTLHPDRGPLLIISGEKDNTVPWAIANASYKKQARNEAAVTEITEVPGRGHALTIDSGWREVADTALAFVKRFTA, translated from the coding sequence ATGCCGGCATCGCCCGACCTCGAACGTGTAGAGCAGATCAACGCCAACGGCGGTACCCCGGTGGTCTTCGTGCATGGCCTGTGGCTGCTGCCCAGCAGTTGGGACCGGTGGACCGCGGTCTTCGAGGAGGCCGGCTTCGCCCCGCTGACTCCCGGCTGGCCCGATGACCCCGAAACCGTCGCTGAGGCCAACGCCCACCCTGAGGTCTTCGCAGGCAAGAGTGTCGGTCAAGTCGCCGACCACTTCGCCGAGTTGATTGACAGGCTGGATCGCAAGCCTGTCGTGATCGGCCATTCCTTCGGCGGCCTCATCACCCAGATGATCGCGGGGCGGGGCCTTGCGCAAGCATCCGTGGCGATCGATCCGGCACCTTTCCGCGGGGTGCTTCCGCTGCCGGTCTCCTCCCTGCGTGCCGCGCGGCCGGTGCTCGGCAATCCGGCGAACTTCCACCGGGCCGTCCCCCTCACCTACGACCAGTTCCGGTATGCCTTCGCCAATGCGGTCAGCGAAGAAGAGGCCAAGGAGCTGTACGAGACCTTCGCGGTCCCGGCACCGGGGGAACCGCTCTTCCAGGCGGCCGTCGCGAACCTCAACCCTTGGACCGAGGTGAAGGTCGACACGCTCCATCCCGACCGTGGCCCTCTGCTGATCATCTCGGGAGAGAAGGACAACACCGTTCCCTGGGCCATCGCGAATGCCTCGTACAAGAAGCAGGCACGCAACGAGGCCGCCGTCACCGAAATCACGGAGGTGCCCGGCCGCGGCCACGCGTTGACGATCGACAGCGGCTGGCGCGAGGTCGCCGACACGGCCCTGGCCTTCGTGAAGCGCTTCACCGCCTGA
- a CDS encoding alpha/beta hydrolase — MISEAGASSTEVKALVYVAAFMPDAGEILGELLAKFPGSELEPALTAVPSPAPDGSAGLDLFIETESFHRVFAGDVPKSTARMLAAGQRPLSATAFADRATSAAWRTIPSWDLIATMDRGIAPDLQRFQARRAGSHTVEVDSSHLPLLSRPDAVADIISAAARGVRV; from the coding sequence GTGATATCAGAGGCGGGTGCGTCGAGCACGGAAGTCAAGGCGCTCGTGTACGTCGCCGCGTTCATGCCCGACGCGGGCGAGATCCTCGGGGAACTGTTGGCGAAGTTCCCCGGTTCGGAGCTCGAACCGGCACTCACCGCGGTGCCTTCACCCGCCCCCGACGGGTCCGCCGGGCTCGACCTCTTCATCGAGACCGAGAGTTTCCACCGGGTCTTCGCCGGCGACGTGCCCAAGTCCACCGCGCGCATGCTCGCTGCCGGGCAGCGGCCGCTCAGCGCCACGGCGTTCGCCGACCGGGCCACGTCCGCGGCGTGGCGCACCATCCCCTCCTGGGATCTGATCGCCACGATGGACCGTGGCATCGCCCCCGACCTCCAACGCTTCCAGGCACGGCGCGCCGGCTCCCACACCGTGGAGGTCGACAGCTCACACCTGCCGCTGCTCAGTCGCCCGGACGCGGTCGCCGACATCATCAGCGCCGCCGCCCGCGGCGTACGCGTCTGA